ATGAGGGGGCACGTTATTAACTGTACACATCCTGGTGATGGTGAGAAGGATATTTCTGTGCCCCAAGCTCATAACGACAGTCTCAGGGCCACTACCGAATTGTGCACTGCAACAGGACCTTGTCAGGCATACCTTAGATGGGGAGGTGTCCCTGGTCCTAAAAATGATCTTAAGATGCAGTACATGTGCCAGTGTCCTAATTCTTTTGCAGCTGGTGAGACAAAAGGTTGTTTAGTGAAAGTGTTGGATTgaaatttgtataatatataatccAGACACCAGTCTACTAGCACACAGGCAGGACTTGCCAGAACTGTGCCTGATTTATTGGTGGTATTGTAGTATCACACTgacattacaaacacacaaacaagtaagAAAATATAGAATATTCAACTGTACAGATTTATACAGTAATGCCCAATATTACATATTGAAATTGCCTTTATATATACCAGTTGATACAATGTACATCAAATTTTACAATGCGCTAGGCCAAGTTGACCCATTGGCTGGACGAGGGCAGAGTCCCGTTCCTAAATTAGGACGCGGGCAGGGCAGGCACCTCACACTCCCTTTATATTctcacatgctctctctcacacacacacacaaacatgcagtcACTTACGCTCATTCGCACAAATGCACATCTTCAGTTGTTTGGTGCACATGGCCACTTTTCCACTTGGTCATGGTAACATACAAAGCAACACCAGCCAGCAATTTGAGCGTTACACTgtccctcccctaaaaaaaattattatctgTGCCAggctctttatttttgttttgcaaGGTCTACATCTACATCCAGTGTCCTAGGGTGCAGATGCTAGTTCAGGGGCCAGGATTAGTCGTCACCTTGTCCAGAACTCAGAAATGGGCTGCCATCCACTTGCTCTACCTCAATCACTTCAGAAGTACCATGGTTTGGCCTGCCCAGGCAAACATGGCTTCTAAATCCTAACATTATACACCACTACTTATATGAAAGAAAGAGCAATACAACAGTAGGTAACAACATTTACCAATTGGGTAAAAAGTGGCAAACAGGTATATGTCTAAGATTCAAAATTGATATATATGGGAAAAGCTCACTACAGCAAAATCATGCAAATAGCCACAAGCCCACAATAATGAATAACATGCTCTATCAAACTACAAGAGCCTAGCTGAAAAGTTACTATGCATTAAGGGCACACCAAAATAagtttgaattaatgttaatttaACTCTTCCTGTTATCAAtagtgatcttttttttttcttttttttttgcagaaaATCATACTGTATTCACTGTCACATAAAATCTTCTCATCTTCAAAGATCAGAAAAGTCAAGGTAGAACCATAATTACCTTGATACACAAATTTTAAGATATGcttatcaatagcaataacataTTAACTCAATAAAATTAAAGGATTTTGTAATACCATTCCACATATGAACTAATTTATTCCTCCTAATTTTTTTCcagtaaaaaaggggaaaacaatataaataataacacctTGCAATTAAAATTGCTTTTCAGCATCTTATATATCATCTATGAACCTTCTTGTAAGGCCAACTAATCAATTTATTCtgttttaaaaagaagaaaaagaaaaaaaaaaaaaaaaattataaaattatttaGTCCGTGCAATCAGACCCGACTGATTATGCTTGTGTTTCGAAACAAAAACATAGACCTCTGAATATCATATTCCATCAATCAATAAGGCTATGAACAATCTTTTGGATTATACACTTCATGTATAATGGAAAACATCAAAAAAGCTAAATCAAGTGCATCACACCACAAACATCAGTTTCATGATAAAAACTTCGTGCTCAGAAAATTTCAAGAATGAATTCTTCGTTTAATTGTTTacataaaaaatgtttttttttttttttctcttttttaaactctctcctcctcttcttttttttttcttatggctTTCTCCCTCGATGGAAAAGTGGGATGTGGCAGGTGGTGGTACGACTCCAGCTTAGAGAGGGCTGGTCATGTTAGGTCCCATGGAGTCAGGGGCATTCTTCATGAAATACTTCTCTAACTTAGCCAAAATGTGTTTACctgaaaggggagggaaatacaataataataatcatgtaaaCGTAACTTAAATCACCAGTTTTGCTATCTTACCTATAGCATAGAAAAAGTTAATCACCAAACAGGTTATCCAATGTAAAgaaaattttcatgaaaataagaAACCCAAGACACTCACCATAAGTATACTTGCGGAGAGTTGAAATGTGTGGGCGGATCTTGTGCATGAGCATTTTTCGCTGGGCAGGTTCAGCCACATCTATCATCTTCTGCACCACATAGTTAGCATACTGATCCTTCATTAACATCAGCAGAGAGCTGTGTGCATTGTCGTTATATCCACACACCTGGAAATGTAGAGCAAATATGCTTTAATATTGGATTCCATCTGTGTTTATATTCAGGAATCTTTTAAATGTCTTTTTCATCAACAAACTTGTAAATTAAATGCCAGAACCGAAAAAATCCACCAGTGGATTTCCTCAACAATTCTTACTAATTCCTGATATGTAGTATTCACAAAAGCCTGGCATTATATATCCATTAAATAAATATTGCATAAAAATAAATCTCAAATAAATTCATGAAAGTGTTATATagcaataaaaaacagaaaagaaaacgatgTCAATATACAATCGATGATAGTTATACCTCAATCATATTTACCTCTTCAATGAGCATGGCCCTCTCGGCACGGGTAGCATGCGTCACACACTTCTCTACTACGTTTGAGGCAAATTTATGCTGAGAGAGCTTTAGAACCCCGCCACGCACCACGCCAACGATCTTGCTCTTATCTTCTGGTTTTCCATgctctgggggagagggagaaaaaatattcTATTTAATAATCTTATTTGTGATGTATCTTAACcagaaaaaatcatacatattaTGATTGGGGGGAGAAAAAAGTTGTGGGTCTGTAACATTCAAAAGTAAAATCTTACCAAGCACATGTTGGATGACATAATTGCCATACTGATCCTGTAACAGCTGTTCGGTATGTTGGTGTAGCTCCTCAAGCACTGGGGACGTTTGGTCTCCAGTGCAGTGCTCCAAGATACGCTGAATAACACGGCAACCATAGGGGTGTGTAGAGAGGGTGAAGACTTGCCCCTGTAAAAAAGGAATGTAAACTGAACAGTCTATACCTTTGCACTGGTAACATAAATGAATTTTTGTATCTGAGGCACTCCGATATACTTTATCCATATAtactgataaaaaggaaaaaataatgcttATAGAGTACCTGGAAAGCATTGATGATAAACTGTAAGGCCATGGGATCCACACACTCAATGCATTTTTGCACGACATGGTTGCCTGTGAATTGAAAAACATGGATTAACGTACATACTAGTTTTGTTTCCTTCTAGCATTTATAATGATGCATGTAAAACACTATATGGAGGTGCAGTTCTTAAAGTCACCCCTTACCATTCTGATCCTTAACACATTTGAGGACATGGCCATCCAGTTCACGCACGATGTCTTTCTGCTGGTCCTGAGTAATGCACTCAAGAGCCTTCTGAATCACACGGCATCCATACATCTGTAGTGCTAAAGGCAAAACGTGGCCACGAATCTTGTTTGCCAAGACAGTCTTCTGCTCGGGGGTTCCAAATTCAAAGAACTTCTGAATCACGTAATTACCTGTGAACAAGATTTTATTCAATTTATGGTTAAATATTACTCAAGACATTTTATATTCACAAATAAATTTATTTTCAAACAAATATTCTCTCATGCAAATATTGCAAATATACTGCAATCATTTCCTCATCTGACAGTATTtgatatacaaatagaaaaattaaTTTTTGCAATACATACCAAACACATCAGTCATTAAAGAATAAGCTGCTGTTAGGATTTCGTTGAATACCATCTGCTTTTCAGCTGGTGTTGCTCGTTCAAGCTTTTGTTGAATGAAcctacaataaagaaagaaatttggATAAATAACAATGCATAAATGATGTAAATTCATAGTAAGAGGTAACAAAATGAACAAGATAACATTTGAATTTCACAAGAAATAATCTTTGCCTTCAGTAATAAATATACCTGGAACCATGCTGGTCTTGGCTGAATTCCACTATGTGGTTGGCCAAGTCTCTGAGCTGCAGGTTGGGGAATCGATTGTTTCGGAAGTCCTCCAGTAAGCGCGAGCGACCAGTACATTTTTCCAAGCTCAGGTTTCGTTTTATGGGTGGGAATAAGGATGAGGATCCGCCAGAAGTGAACATTCCATTTGTGGAACCATTTCGGAACTTTGCTTCTGCTCCTGGTGCAGCAGAGATGACACGGTTACCAGACATTAGGGCACCTAGTGGCAGTGCCGAAGAGGTGTTACTGAGGCTTGGGGGTGGTGTCAGGCTACCAGAGGTTAGACCAATAGGCCCAGGGGATGCGGTAACTGTACCAAGTGCTCCATAGTTGCTCGTCCATTTGCCACTTCGGAAATCTTGAGAAAGTGGTGACAGAACTGAAGTGGTACGGTCTAAGGAATCACGTCGCCCCATGCTACCTCCAAGACCTGAAAGGAGTTGGTAATCTTTGTCATGTGATCTTCCCTTTAACTTTTGAGGAGAATGTTATGAAATGCAATTCAGTTAAATTTAGGGGATGCACCTTTTCAATTGAAGACGCTACATACACTCTTAATTATTAAATGATATTCCAGCTCACAAAATTCAGTTATAAAGTTGTTAATGGATGGGACTTACCACCACCTAAATTGCCAATAGCAGGGGATCCAATGGTGCCCAGGGTGCTATTGCCAAAACCTAGACTACTAGTTTGCAGACCCAACGAGTAGTTGTTGCCTGTTAGTGCATTGGAAGTCTGCAGGCCTTGCGAGAGGGAATCTGCAACAATGAGAAACGAACCACACACTATAATAATCTATGTTGTACTGTTGCATGACAGGATGCACTTATTACACAAGATCAACGTCGTACTGTGACTTTgtgattaataaatattattaatgaagGCTAATAAACAACATGCAAGATCTGACTAAGATGGTGCCATCACCCACACCTGTAAATCACAGCACATCCTTGATACAAGTCTGAATAGTTTGTGTATGTCCATTTCTTTTCCCTTAGCCAGGGACAGTGTAGCAGTGTTATTAGTATCACACTTAGGTTCTGATGTATTCATCATGCAAAATCATTTAAAACTGGCCAGTTCATATGGAGAAAGTTTATGTAAATAATAGTTTCTTTATGAATCATCTTGTTATTCTACTACTTATCCATGAGCAACTAGCCAGTAAATTGGTTATTGGGGTCTTGGGATGTTAGCTTTCACAACATACAGTATTCATATTGGTTACACTCAACATGCGTACCAGCAAGTGTGTTCCCAGTGAAGGTCTGGGTGCTGTTTAGGCTCGGAGTCTGGCTGTTGTTGTAGATGGAGGCTGGTGGAGTTCCTATCTGGGGTGCCTGCAACACATGAAGATCATTAAGAACTGTTACTATCTATATCATCAAGACTAAATCTTGCCAATCCCCTTTGTAAACAAGATCAGCTTTCTCATGTTCATCTACTGTCCAATCATAATTCATGCCCAGTAGACCAGGCATCTCACATGAATGCAAATAGAGGAATGGGATTAAGGCAGTACCTGGTTTCCTAGTAGCCTCATGTTATTGGCAGCAGCAGCCTGAGCTCCATTGGCACCATTGATAATAACTGGTGCAGGGGAGACAAGTCGTACTGGGGCACCATTACCTACTCCTCGGAGGTTGCCCATCAAAACTGCCCCATTTTGATCATAATAGGCTGGGATTACCTGCTGTAGTAGAAGAAACATGGCAAAACTTTAGTATGTGGAGACCAAGAAGAAATTTATTTGCAAGCATTATTGTATCTTATATTTCAGTGattgttcacatacacacacttgcatcatatacatacacatacaagtgtaTTGttttcatcactcactcactctcacacatgtTGTATAAATGAATGGAATCAACATTATATGTGGAAAATAATTAATTGCACAAGATAAATAAGAATTACAAAAATATTTAGTAAATATCTGAACACATTGAATACATAATgttgtatccatatacatagtgGATACATATCaaacatgtatgcataatgaTAAATTATGTAATACCTGATATTGTGAAAGTGGTCCCTGTAAGTTGCCTGCTGCAGCTGCAGCCGCTGCCAAGTTACCATTGCTTTGATTGGTAACTTCACTGGTTTGCGATGGAGAGATTGGTCTCCTGGGCTGACCACCCGGTCCCTGCTGTTGGATGATATTTGCTGGATACACGCCCCAGTGCACCCCATAGTACTGAGGAATCACTGCTGTCGGACCTATCACAACACAATGTAATGATTCAGATGTAGTAACTTATCAGTCCTACAAAATCTAACACAACAGCCAATCACATATAAACTATGCACTATTGCAGTAATAAAATACCCACAGTGAAATACTTTGTTATGTTACAGATTTCCTGCAAGCATTAATATTAAAACACTAGTCCATGCAAGATAAACAGGGGGTAAAATAGATGTAAAAGCCAAGCATGCCAGGTGAGAAGCTTTAGTAAATGATGGGATGTAAGAAAATCTACTGTAAACTTTCAGTATAACTTCCAAAAGAACAAAGTACATTGACAGATAAAAACTATCAAGACTGAAGAAAAGAGCATACACCTCTATGGAAACACTATTTACTAGAAACCTTATTGAattaagagagaaattgaaaaaagatagaagaaatctCAAATCTAAAAGTATCTAAAGATAATAGCAGTGAAGAGCAACAGAGGATGAAATTCCAGGTCCGACTGGCAGGAAGAGGTGGGCTAATCACCAGTTTGTAGCATGTAGCAAGAGAAGAACAAAGTCTCATTAACCAAAGTTAAAACTAAACAAGGTtcgaaagaagagcaagaaagtaCTTACCAGTTATTAGGGTCCCCACGTATGGCTCCTGGGCATTGATCACATATGGTGCACTAAATGCTGCTGGTGCTGCCAAGCCTGCAGACAGGGGCATTGTTAAGTATACTTTTATTTCAAAAGAAGCTTCAAAATGTCGGAAAATAAGCTTTAATGTTGGAAATTGACAACTACATATGCAGTCTAACTTaagataccagtaataataattgatatgatGTAATAATACAAAAGCATTAGCAACCCTTCCAGGTCTCAAATCAGCTAACAAATCCCATTAGCTGGTTCGCAGATGAAAGAAGTTTTATGCATCTTTATGATCAACACTGACAACTACAGCAGTTGTTAGTAATAACTGGTAAGACATTGACATCACATAATACACAAGGTTCACAAAATAAACAGGACTGTCTACTACTATATGACTGAATAACCAGAATGGAAATGTCAAATGTCAGTCTTACACTTCAATttgcatataaaaaataatgataaaacaacaatgacaatatccTACATTTTatatcttccttatcctcttcagataacacacacacacacacaaaatcttatCAGTTATCATTCTTGTTCCTCCGTTCACACAACAGCATTACACATCATTATCCCAAGTAGAGGTATTTACTCATTAAGAAGTATCATATAATGAAGCTAAATCAGGTCAACCCTACAGCTtgatttttctatatctatagcttTCTTTAGCCATTACTTACATCTTCTTGGAAATTCTATTATTCCTATGAAAACATTTTCAAGAACCAAAAAAAatttagcaaaaaagaaaagaaaagaaaaatcatgtgtgtgtgtgtgtgtgtgtgtgtgtgtgatatatatatatatatatatacacacacacacacacacacacacacacatacacacccaggcacacaaacacacccacacacatgtatgtatatatataatatatatgtatatacatacacaaacacagatatatatttatatacatatatatacacatacatacatataaatatatatatacacatacatacatataaatatatatatacacatacatacatataaatatatatatacacatacatacatataaatatatatatacacatacatacatataaatatatatatacacatacaaatatatatatacatatacatgcatgcaaatatatatacacatatacatgcatgcacacacacacacacacacacacacacacacacacacacacactaatatatatatatatatatatatatatatatatatatatatatatatatatatatatatatatatatatatatacatacatacatacataaatacacacacatacatacatgcatatatatatatacatatatatacatatatatatatatatatatatatatatatatatatatatgtatatatatgtatatatatgcatgtatatatatgcatgtatgtatatgtgtgtgtacttatgtatgtatgtatgtatgtatatatatatacacatatacatacatgcatatacatacatacatgcatatatatatatacatatacatacatacatgcatatatatatatatatatatatatatatatatatatatatatatatatatatacacatatacatacatacatgcatatatatatatacatatacatacatacatgcatatatatatatacatatacatacatacatacatatatatatacatatacatacatacatgcatatatatatatacatatacatacatacatgcatatatatatatacatatacatatacatacatgcatatatatatatacatatacatatacatacatgcatatatatatatacatatacatatacatacatgcatatatatatatacatatacatacatacatgcatatatatatatatacatatacatacatacatgcatatatatatatacatatacatacatacatgcatatatatatatacatatacatacatacatgcatatatatatatatatacatatacatacatacatgcatatatatatatatacatatacatacatacatgcatatatatatatatacatatacatacatacatgcatatatatatatatacatatacatacatacatgcatatatatatatatacatatacatacatacatgcatatatatatacatatacatacatacatacatgcatatatatatatacatatacatacatacatgcatatatatatatacatatacatacatacatgcatatatatatatacatatacatacatacatgcatatatatatacatatacatacatacatgcatatatatatacatatacatacatacatgcatatatatatacatatacatacatacatgcatatatatatacatatacatacatacatgcatatatatatacatatacatacatacatgcatatatatatacatatacatacatacatgcatatatatatatatatatatacatatacatacatacaagcatatacatatacatatacatacatacatgcatatatatatatacatatacatacatgcatgcatatatatatacatatacatacatgcatgcatatatatatacatatacatacatgcatgcatatatatatatacatatacatacatgcaagcatatatatatatatacatatacatacatacatgcatatatatatacatatacatacatacatgcatatatatatacatatacatacatacatgcatatatatatatacatatacatacatacatgcatatatatatacatatacatacatacatgcatatatatacatatacatacatacatgcatatatatatacatacatacatgatatatacatatacatacatacatgcatatatatacatatacatacatacatgcatatatatacatatacatacaaacatgcatatatataaacatatacatacatacatacatatacatacatgcatatatatatattatatacatacatacatacaattatatatataaacataatacatacatacatacaattatatatatataaacataatacatacatacatacatatatatacatatacatacatacatacatatatatacatatatatacatatacatacatacatatacacatacacatatatacatgcatatacatacatacatatatgcatatacatacatacatatatatacatacatacatatatacacatacacatatacatacatatatacatacatatatacatatacacacatatatacatatacacacatacatacatacatatatacatatacatacatacatacatatatacatatacatacatacatatatacatatacatataaacatatttatatatacatataaacatatttatatatacacacatatttacatacataaatatatacataaatacatatttatacataatacacacacacacacacacacacacacacacacacacacacacacacacacatatatatatatatatatatatatatatatatatatatatatatatatatgtgtgtgtgtgtgtgtgtgtgtgtgtgtgtattatgtataaatatgtatgtatgtatatatttatgcatgtaaatatgtttatatatatacataatacatacacacatatatacatactacatacacatacatatatatatatacataatacatacacatatatgtatacatacacatatatacatatacatacatatacatatacatacatacacatatatacatatatatacatgcatatacatacatatatatacatgcatatacatacatatacatacacacatatatatacatatacatacacatacacatacattctgtGACAAAGGTAAAATATAATTTCAGTTTATCTGATAATTTTCCCaagttcctccctctccctccacccccgccaccccAAGAAAAACATTTAATTCTTGCCAAGGCAAATTATCTATAATTttcaccctcaaaaaaaagatgataaaatacaaaaaggaggggtgaggaatgaAGATGATGGACAAGTAGATAATATGTATTGTATAAAagcaagggaagtgagggaatagggaaggggtacAAAAtaattgtgtgcatatatatacacacatacatatacatatatacatacacacacacacacacacacacacacacacacacacacacacacacacacatatatatatatatagatagatagatatacatttacatatgtatacatatgtaaatgtatatatacttgtacatacatacatacgtatatatacacatatacatacatacatacatatgtatgtatacacatatacatacatacatacatatgtatgtatacacatatacatacatacatacatatgtatgtatacacatatacatacatacatacatatgtatgtatacacatatacatacatacatacatatgtatgtatacacatatacatacatacatacatatgtatgtatacacatatacatacatacatacatatgtatgtatacacatatacatacatacatatgtatgtatacacatatacatacatacatacatacatatgtatgtatacacatatacatacatacatacatatgtatgtatacacatatacatacatacatacatacatatgtatgtatacacatatacatacatacatacatatgtatgtatacacatatacatacatacatacatatgtatgtatacacatatacatacatacatacatatgtatgtatacacatatatatacatacctacatacatacatatgtatgtatacacatacatacatacatacatgtgtatatatacacatatacatacatacatacatgtgtatatatacatatacatacatacatacatacatgtgtatatatacacatatacatacatacatacatacatgtgtatatatacacatatacatacatacatacatacatgtgtatatatacacatatacatacatacatacatacatgtgtatatatacacatatacatacatacatacatacatgtgtatatatacacatatacatacatacatacatacatgtgtatatatacacatatacatacatacatacatacatgtgtatatatacacatatacatacatacatacatatgtatgtatacacatatacatacatacatacatacatgtgtatatatacacatatacatacatacatacatacatgtgtatatatacacatatacatacatacatacatacatgtgtatatatacacatatacatacatacatacatacatgtgtatatatacacatatacatacatacatacatacatgtgtatatatacacatatacatacatacatacatacatgtgtatatatacacatatacatacatacatacatacatgtgtatatatacacatatacatacatacatacatacatgtgtatatatacacatatacatacatacatacatatgtatgtatacacatatacatacatacatacatacatgtgtatatatacacatatacatacatacatacatacatgtgtatatatacacatatacatacatacatacatacatgtgtatatatacacatatacatacatacatacatacatgtgtatatatacacatatacatacatacatacatacatgtgtatatatacacatatacatacatacatacatacatgtgtatatatacacatatac
The sequence above is a segment of the Penaeus vannamei isolate JL-2024 chromosome 31, ASM4276789v1, whole genome shotgun sequence genome. Coding sequences within it:
- the pum gene encoding pumilio homolog 2 isoform X26; translated protein: MRELNEEMVSRRVEYGQQIAPAKKLWGVEEGKTDNKGIFNIGEPTWREAAWSTGHPTDHGVGQSHGLSMGVGQRGPGRPQFPGGDSVLSPRASDHAGVGLKMVEYVLASSPTGKDLDARMANLQLRNGGVETSKDKKDKAPSPFDPTKKDVENGNAPQANGIVQNGLDDDKTFNRTPGSRQGSPSEEDINKNGMVTGVGVKEPELVGGGVVMGGPSAQVLGHLDHPGFEGVGGGAVGGGAVGGMGGPAGILDPSMSGAGGPFSSPAGPDYSNMATSMPMDSPTLLPGPQPQNFTDNQQLFRSAQQQQGGPNHQPIQLLAQQQYLAAQAAQQQGLAAPAAFSAPYVINAQEPYVGTLITGPTAVIPQYYGVHWGVYPANIIQQQGPGGQPRRPISPSQTSEVTNQSNGNLAAAAAAAGNLQGPLSQYQQVIPAYYDQNGAVLMGNLRGVGNGAPVRLVSPAPVIINGANGAQAAAANNMRLLGNQAPQIGTPPASIYNNSQTPSLNSTQTFTGNTLADSLSQGLQTSNALTGNNYSLGLQTSSLGFGNSTLGTIGSPAIGNLGGGLGGSMGRRDSLDRTTSVLSPLSQDFRSGKWTSNYGALGTVTASPGPIGLTSGSLTPPPSLSNTSSALPLGALMSGNRVISAAPGAEAKFRNGSTNGMFTSGGSSSLFPPIKRNLSLEKCTGRSRLLEDFRNNRFPNLQLRDLANHIVEFSQDQHGSRFIQQKLERATPAEKQMVFNEILTAAYSLMTDVFGNYVIQKFFEFGTPEQKTVLANKIRGHVLPLALQMYGCRVIQKALECITQDQQKDIVRELDGHVLKCVKDQNGNHVVQKCIECVDPMALQFIINAFQGQVFTLSTHPYGCRVIQRILEHCTGDQTSPVLEELHQHTEQLLQDQYGNYVIQHVLEHGKPEDKSKIVGVVRGGVLKLSQHKFASNVVEKCVTHATRAERAMLIEEVCGYNDNAHSSLLMLMKDQYANYVVQKMIDVAEPAQRKMLMHKIRPHISTLRKYTYGKHILAKLEKYFMKNAPDSMGPNMTSPL
- the pum gene encoding pumilio homolog 2 isoform X23; its protein translation is MRELNEEMVSRRVEYGQQIAPAKKLWGVEEGKTDNKGIFNIGEPTWREAAWSTGHPTDHGVGQSHGLSMGVGQRGPGRPQFPGGDSVLSPRASDHAGVGLKMVEYVLASSPTGKDLDARMANLQLRNGGVETSKDKKDKAPSPFDPTKKDVENGNAPQANGIVQNGLDDDKTFNVLQSHSRTPGSRQGSPSEEDINKNGMVTGVGVKEPELVGGGVVMGGPSAQVLGHLDHPGFEGVGGGAVGGGAVGGMGGPAGILDPSMSGAGGPFSSPAGPDYSNMATSMPMDSPTLLPGPQPQNFTDNQQLFRSAQQQQGGPNHQPIQLLAQQQYLAAQAAQQQGLAAPAAFSAPYVINAQEPYVGTLITGPTAVIPQYYGVHWGVYPANIIQQQGPGGQPRRPISPSQTSEVTNQSNGNLAAAAAAAGNLQGPLSQYQQVIPAYYDQNGAVLMGNLRGVGNGAPVRLVSPAPVIINGANGAQAAAANNMRLLGNQAPQIGTPPASIYNNSQTPSLNSTQTFTGNTLADSLSQGLQTSNALTGNNYSLGLQTSSLGFGNSTLGTIGSPAIGNLGGGLGGSMGRRDSLDRTTSVLSPLSQDFRSGKWTSNYGALGTVTASPGPIGLTSGSLTPPPSLSNTSSALPLGALMSGNRVISAAPGAEAKFRNGSTNGMFTSGGSSSLFPPIKRNLSLEKCTGRSRLLEDFRNNRFPNLQLRDLANHIVEFSQDQHGSRFIQQKLERATPAEKQMVFNEILTAAYSLMTDVFGNYVIQKFFEFGTPEQKTVLANKIRGHVLPLALQMYGCRVIQKALECITQDQQKDIVRELDGHVLKCVKDQNGNHVVQKCIECVDPMALQFIINAFQGQVFTLSTHPYGCRVIQRILEHCTGDQTSPVLEELHQHTEQLLQDQYGNYVIQHVLEHGKPEDKSKIVGVVRGGVLKLSQHKFASNVVEKCVTHATRAERAMLIEEVCGYNDNAHSSLLMLMKDQYANYVVQKMIDVAEPAQRKMLMHKIRPHISTLRKYTYGKHILAKLEKYFMKNAPDSMGPNMTSPL